A region from the Campylobacter magnus genome encodes:
- a CDS encoding acetate kinase, with the protein MKILVINSGSSSIKFKLFDMSDESVICKGLIEQIGQANSGVKITNVKTGANVERSMPITNHGFGIDMMNFLLFEVGALQSLADIAAVGHRVVQGADVFKSAVLVDADVLRKIEALIPLAPLHNLASISGIRECQRVSPQIPNVAVFDTVFHQSMPPEAYMYALPWELYENHKIRRYGAHGTSHEYVSKQAAKLLGKDENELNAISLHIGSGASVCAIKGGKCVDTSMGLTPLEGLMMGTRSGDIDPAIVPFLLEYTRYTPAEIDAIMNKKSGLMAIAGTNDMRDIHQKVSEGDTKASLALAMHVRRVKKYIGAYHAIIGAIDCIIFTAGIGENDAKWRAAVCEGLEIFGIEIDKAKNEQNSHENRDISKDDSKIKILVIPTDEELAIAQKTKETIEK; encoded by the coding sequence ATGAAAATACTTGTTATAAACTCAGGTTCAAGTTCTATTAAATTTAAGCTCTTTGATATGAGCGATGAGAGCGTGATCTGTAAAGGACTAATAGAGCAAATCGGCCAAGCAAACTCAGGCGTGAAAATCACAAATGTAAAAACCGGCGCAAATGTAGAGCGTAGCATGCCTATTACTAACCACGGCTTTGGTATTGATATGATGAATTTTTTACTCTTTGAGGTAGGAGCTTTACAAAGCTTAGCAGATATAGCTGCTGTAGGACACAGAGTCGTTCAAGGTGCTGATGTCTTTAAAAGCGCAGTGCTAGTAGATGCTGATGTGCTAAGAAAAATAGAAGCTCTAATCCCACTAGCCCCACTACACAATCTAGCTAGCATTTCAGGTATAAGGGAGTGTCAAAGGGTAAGCCCACAAATACCAAATGTGGCTGTTTTTGATACTGTATTTCACCAAAGCATGCCGCCTGAGGCCTACATGTATGCGCTACCTTGGGAGCTATACGAAAATCACAAGATTCGCAGATACGGCGCACACGGCACTAGCCACGAGTATGTAAGCAAACAAGCCGCAAAGCTACTAGGCAAGGATGAAAACGAACTAAACGCAATTAGCCTACATATAGGCTCAGGAGCGTCAGTTTGCGCGATAAAAGGCGGAAAATGCGTAGATACTAGCATGGGCTTAACGCCACTTGAAGGGCTAATGATGGGCACTAGAAGTGGAGATATAGACCCTGCTATTGTGCCGTTTTTGCTAGAATATACTAGATACACTCCAGCTGAGATAGATGCTATAATGAACAAAAAAAGCGGCCTTATGGCAATAGCTGGCACAAATGATATGAGAGATATACACCAAAAAGTAAGCGAGGGCGATACAAAAGCAAGCCTAGCACTAGCTATGCATGTGCGAAGGGTAAAAAAATACATAGGCGCATATCATGCGATAATCGGGGCTATTGATTGTATAATCTTCACAGCTGGCATAGGCGAAAACGACGCAAAATGGCGTGCGGCTGTGTGTGAGGGGCTAGAAATTTTTGGTATAGAGATAGACAAGGCTAAAAATGAACAAAACTCGCATGAAAATCGCGATATCTCAAAAGATGACTCAAAGATAAAAATCTTGGTAATTCCAACAGATGAAGAACTAGCAATTGCGCAAAAAACAAAAGAAACCATAGAAAAATAG
- the hemA gene encoding glutamyl-tRNA reductase: protein MQYLIISFTHKNTDIALRERLALNSDTKKKEILRLICAAQNISECMAISTCNRVELIAVCDDTTSATKHILNALRVITGVDFETLEYYAGVYEGSGAIHHLFSVASSLDSLVVGENQIAGQLKEAFKFAYESANAGGELSFLIHWAFKTAAKVKSLTQISKNPVSISSVAVAKAKEIYENMGASLGGMSAVVVGAGQMASLLAKHLVAAHTNVIIVNRSKQRADALASELGSLASVEDWDELAELINRYALIFVATAAPKAIITDELIEERDFRRYIFDICVPRNVDVKESFNIDIYAVDDLDEIVKGNIALRQEEATAAFGIVNDGVAEFFKAIKQKHSAPSIKALRQRAKDICESELEKAIKHGYLKRSDENEARKLLHQVFKAFLHKPTVRLKDRNDSDTISALEFLFDLEITSKDKTQI from the coding sequence ATGCAATATTTAATAATCAGCTTTACTCACAAAAACACAGATATCGCGCTTAGAGAACGACTTGCTCTAAATAGCGATACAAAGAAAAAAGAGATTTTGCGCCTGATTTGCGCAGCGCAAAATATAAGCGAATGTATGGCTATAAGCACCTGTAACCGCGTGGAGCTAATCGCAGTTTGTGATGATACCACAAGTGCTACCAAGCATATATTAAATGCGCTTAGAGTCATTACTGGAGTGGATTTTGAGACCTTAGAGTATTATGCTGGCGTTTATGAGGGTAGTGGGGCGATTCATCATCTTTTTAGCGTGGCAAGCTCGCTTGATAGCCTAGTTGTAGGCGAAAATCAAATCGCAGGTCAGCTAAAAGAGGCCTTTAAGTTTGCTTATGAAAGTGCAAATGCCGGGGGTGAGCTAAGCTTTCTTATACACTGGGCTTTTAAGACAGCTGCAAAGGTAAAGAGCCTAACGCAGATTTCTAAAAATCCAGTTTCAATTAGCTCAGTAGCTGTGGCAAAAGCCAAAGAAATCTATGAAAACATGGGAGCAAGCCTAGGGGGCATGAGTGCTGTCGTGGTGGGAGCTGGGCAAATGGCAAGTCTGCTAGCAAAGCACCTAGTAGCAGCTCACACAAATGTAATCATCGTAAACCGCAGCAAACAAAGAGCTGATGCCCTTGCTAGCGAGCTTGGTAGCCTTGCTAGCGTAGAGGACTGGGACGAGCTAGCAGAGTTAATCAATCGCTATGCGCTGATTTTTGTAGCTACGGCTGCGCCAAAGGCCATTATCACAGATGAGCTTATAGAAGAGCGTGATTTTAGGCGCTATATTTTTGATATTTGTGTGCCTAGAAATGTGGATGTAAAAGAGAGCTTTAACATTGATATTTACGCTGTTGATGACCTTGATGAGATAGTAAAGGGAAATATTGCCTTGCGCCAAGAAGAGGCCACGGCTGCCTTTGGTATAGTAAATGATGGCGTGGCTGAGTTTTTTAAAGCTATAAAACAAAAGCACTCAGCCCCATCAATCAAGGCTTTGCGTCAAAGGGCAAAAGATATTTGTGAGAGCGAGCTAGAAAAGGCGATAAAACACGGATATTTAAAGCGTAGCGATGAGAACGAGGCTAGAAAGCTTTTACATCAAGTTTTCAAGGCCTTTTTACACAAGCCCACCGTGCGGTTAAAAGACCGCAACGATAGTGATACTATATCTGCGCTTGAGTTTTTGTTTGATTTAGAAATTACTAGCAAGGATAAAACGCAAATCTAG
- a CDS encoding polyprenyl synthetase family protein has translation MNKIDDKLNEFIAQLDYSVVSDMFAKISSGKKLRSKLIYKIAGDDEKSVRLCAVVELIHLASLLHDDVIDDASLRRGKASINAVFGNKNAIMLGDTLYSKGFFELSKFDEKIASLISDAVCKLSLGELMDVELSKAFNSDENAYFRMIYYKTAVLIEAASGAAALLVGADENSHKEYGKNLGIAFQIIDDILDITSDEATLGKPAMSDFKEGKSTLPYILLFKAQNESQKERLKALFAKDLSADELSWLKEQFNKYKIIEKSVQIAKDYADKALSAVKNTELKEVVNAMINRKF, from the coding sequence ATGAACAAAATTGATGATAAATTAAACGAGTTTATAGCCCAGCTTGATTATAGCGTTGTTAGCGATATGTTTGCTAAGATTTCTAGTGGCAAAAAACTTCGCTCAAAGCTGATTTATAAAATCGCAGGCGATGATGAAAAAAGCGTTAGACTTTGTGCTGTTGTGGAGCTAATCCACCTAGCAAGCCTGCTTCACGATGATGTGATTGATGATGCCTCTTTGCGCAGGGGAAAGGCTAGCATAAACGCAGTTTTTGGCAATAAAAACGCTATCATGCTAGGCGATACTCTATACTCAAAGGGCTTTTTTGAACTTAGCAAGTTTGATGAAAAAATCGCAAGTCTAATCAGCGATGCTGTTTGTAAACTAAGTCTTGGTGAACTTATGGATGTAGAACTTAGCAAGGCTTTTAACAGCGATGAGAATGCGTATTTTCGCATGATTTATTATAAGACAGCCGTGCTTATCGAGGCTGCCTCTGGGGCTGCTGCCTTGCTAGTAGGTGCTGATGAAAACTCTCATAAAGAATACGGCAAAAACCTTGGTATAGCCTTTCAAATCATAGATGATATCCTAGATATTACTAGCGATGAGGCTACGCTTGGCAAGCCTGCTATGAGCGATTTTAAAGAGGGTAAAAGCACCTTGCCTTATATCTTGCTTTTTAAAGCGCAAAATGAAAGCCAAAAAGAGCGTCTAAAAGCACTATTTGCCAAGGACTTAAGCGCAGATGAGCTTAGCTGGCTAAAAGAACAATTTAATAAATACAAAATTATAGAAAAAAGCGTCCAGATTGCCAAAGACTACGCAGATAAGGCGCTAAGTGCGGTTAAAAATACTGAGCTAAAAGAAGTAGTAAATGCTATGATAAATAGGAAGTTTTAA
- a CDS encoding DUF3373 family protein: protein MKILTKIFLFSFVASAALAANANKVNLKELQEQIASLQAQVNELKASSANNNNEKVQKQIDELQDRVDENELNAALSKVKMGLDFTVGGASVHGKIGGVKSNNENKWATEVHLNLNAQINDRTRFTGRLAMAKYWGNMGNRTFIGDYEGGRNPQGNSVVYLDRAYIDYDIIPDVFVATIGRQPGTDGPGSNLRNSSVRMSTYPAMLVNAMGDALVLTYKPQSLKDYSAAFRAGYIRFYQGSEIDIVGGRNLLGTQKGKDSNLYLLMAEGELPLGDFGKNLLILSYIHGDKYSLPIDADMPNTTLKILDDTYNLGNNDLLNLHFESSNTFGSPFSWFVSASYYRGSKGVDNSEKIKTDIASNLNMIAAMARVFENSIPGSQAVGQATIAGIQNKVIQSGELNWNNKDAWAIHLGARYDFTKAFNLGFEFFHGSKYWVALSRPGINDPLDFRNTRGNVYDIYAIWRLDLNQYLRFAYTHIDYQYANSSVPVGGTYKVNDKANIFSLFYNVRF, encoded by the coding sequence ATGAAAATCTTGACAAAAATATTTTTGTTCTCGTTTGTAGCTAGTGCTGCGTTAGCTGCTAATGCAAACAAAGTAAATTTAAAAGAACTACAAGAGCAAATCGCAAGCTTACAAGCCCAAGTTAATGAGCTAAAAGCCTCTAGCGCAAACAATAACAACGAAAAAGTTCAAAAACAAATTGATGAACTTCAAGACAGAGTCGATGAAAATGAGCTAAACGCAGCGCTTAGCAAGGTAAAAATGGGACTTGATTTTACCGTTGGTGGTGCTAGTGTGCATGGCAAAATAGGCGGTGTAAAGAGTAATAATGAAAACAAATGGGCAACAGAAGTTCATCTAAATCTCAACGCTCAAATCAACGACCGCACTAGATTCACAGGTCGCCTTGCTATGGCAAAATACTGGGGAAATATGGGTAATAGAACCTTTATAGGCGATTATGAGGGTGGTAGAAACCCTCAGGGCAACTCTGTTGTGTATCTTGATAGAGCTTACATAGACTATGACATCATCCCAGATGTCTTTGTGGCTACTATCGGTCGTCAGCCAGGCACCGATGGCCCAGGCTCAAACCTACGCAACAGCTCAGTGCGTATGAGTACCTATCCAGCAATGCTAGTAAATGCTATGGGTGATGCCTTGGTGCTTACTTATAAACCACAGAGTCTAAAAGACTATAGCGCAGCTTTTCGTGCTGGATATATCCGTTTTTATCAAGGCTCAGAGATTGATATAGTAGGGGGCAGAAATCTACTTGGCACCCAAAAGGGCAAAGACTCAAATTTGTATCTGCTAATGGCTGAGGGTGAGCTGCCGCTTGGAGATTTTGGTAAAAACTTGCTTATTTTAAGCTACATTCACGGCGATAAATACTCACTACCTATAGATGCAGATATGCCAAATACAACATTAAAAATTCTAGATGATACTTATAATCTAGGAAATAATGATTTATTGAACCTACATTTTGAGAGTTCAAATACCTTTGGCTCACCATTTAGCTGGTTTGTCTCAGCTAGCTACTACCGTGGCTCAAAAGGCGTTGATAACTCAGAAAAAATAAAAACAGATATAGCCTCAAACCTAAATATGATAGCTGCAATGGCGCGAGTCTTTGAAAATTCAATACCAGGTAGCCAGGCAGTAGGACAGGCTACTATCGCTGGTATACAAAATAAAGTTATACAAAGTGGCGAACTAAACTGGAATAACAAAGACGCTTGGGCTATTCACCTCGGAGCGCGCTATGATTTTACCAAGGCATTTAATCTTGGCTTTGAGTTCTTTCACGGTAGCAAGTACTGGGTTGCGCTCTCTCGCCCTGGTATAAATGACCCACTAGATTTTAGAAATACACGCGGAAATGTTTATGATATTTATGCTATTTGGCGACTTGATTTGAATCAGTATTTGCGCTTTGCCTACACTCATATAGATTATCAATACGCAAACAGCAGCGTTCCTGTGGGTGGGACTTATAAAGTAAACGATAAAGCAAATATATTTTCACTCTTTTATAATGTGAGATTTTAG
- the pta gene encoding phosphate acetyltransferase, producing MGFSADLLSRARALKRVVVLPESDDERVLKAASKVLEIDGAKIILLGKKDEILARAGSLELSKAQFIDISTSEYFDDFASTLFELRKAKGMSESEAKELILRPEYFGTMLVYKGIAHAMVSGAKTTTADTIRPALQFVKMKDGISTVSGAFVMVLGGASEKDESEKNERVWFFADCAITPRPDAQQLAGIALSTANTAKSFGYEPKVAFLSYSTGDSAKGEMIDFVKEALEIAQKAAPDIAMDGPMQFDAAVDSKVAKSKMPNSKVAGQANVFIFPDLNCGNITYKAVQRSANALAIGPILQGLKKPVNDLSRGCSVDDIVNTVLISALQE from the coding sequence ATGGGATTTTCTGCTGATTTGCTAAGCCGTGCTAGAGCGTTAAAGCGTGTTGTGGTGCTACCTGAGAGTGATGATGAGCGTGTGCTAAAAGCTGCTAGCAAGGTGCTAGAAATTGATGGTGCAAAGATTATACTTTTGGGCAAAAAAGATGAGATTTTAGCTCGCGCGGGGTCGCTAGAGCTTAGTAAGGCTCAGTTTATAGATATTAGCACTAGTGAGTATTTTGATGACTTTGCTAGCACTCTTTTTGAGCTAAGAAAGGCAAAGGGGATGAGTGAGAGTGAGGCAAAAGAGCTAATCTTGCGCCCTGAGTACTTTGGCACAATGCTAGTGTATAAAGGCATCGCGCATGCTATGGTAAGTGGGGCAAAGACAACTACTGCTGATACCATCCGCCCAGCACTACAATTTGTCAAAATGAAAGATGGCATAAGCACAGTTAGTGGGGCTTTTGTGATGGTTTTGGGTGGCGCAAGCGAGAAAGATGAAAGTGAAAAAAACGAAAGAGTATGGTTTTTTGCTGATTGTGCCATCACACCACGCCCAGACGCCCAGCAGCTTGCTGGCATTGCTCTAAGCACGGCTAACACAGCAAAAAGCTTTGGCTATGAGCCAAAAGTAGCTTTTTTAAGCTACTCAACCGGAGATAGTGCAAAAGGCGAGATGATAGATTTTGTAAAAGAAGCACTAGAAATAGCACAAAAAGCAGCACCTGATATAGCAATGGATGGGCCGATGCAATTTGATGCGGCTGTGGATAGCAAAGTAGCAAAATCAAAAATGCCAAACTCAAAGGTAGCTGGGCAGGCAAATGTGTTTATTTTCCCTGATCTAAACTGCGGAAATATCACTTATAAAGCAGTCCAAAGAAGCGCAAACGCCCTAGCAATCGGTCCAATTTTGCAAGGGCTAAAAAAGCCAGTAAATGATCTAAGCAGAGGCTGCAGCGTAGATGATATAGTAAATACCGTGCTAATCTCGGCTCTCCAAGAATAA
- a CDS encoding class I SAM-dependent methyltransferase — MAFQLPHWQDFYEKAWAFRAKFLESQLESGANALQAIKELEKKERGYTLGVNDTTGEVSYMKKEISDDEPHIKDTNIALYSKMGFNGNIIILPKHTSYNFRILLIDLIDATGPYDAIIELGCGYGRNLFEIFYGGGPREAKYIGGEFTKSGVEIAQKLAKKAPKMKTEFFHFNHLEPKLPFKKPFKRAFVFTCHSIEQVMQINENWFDEVIKAGEFVRGAHIEPFGFQLKNSGPLSDMHKDFMIQNSWNINFADVLRQALERKIIKDEQIFLEMGVTPDVNVGSLAFWSKA, encoded by the coding sequence ATGGCATTTCAATTACCACACTGGCAAGATTTTTATGAAAAAGCCTGGGCTTTTAGAGCAAAGTTTTTAGAGAGTCAGCTAGAAAGTGGCGCAAACGCACTCCAAGCTATAAAAGAACTAGAAAAAAAAGAGCGTGGCTATACGCTAGGAGTAAATGATACAACTGGCGAAGTTTCATATATGAAAAAAGAAATTAGCGATGATGAACCGCATATAAAAGATACAAATATTGCGCTTTATTCTAAAATGGGCTTTAATGGAAATATTATAATCTTGCCAAAGCATACTAGCTATAATTTTAGAATCTTGCTAATTGATCTAATAGATGCAACCGGCCCTTATGATGCCATAATCGAGCTTGGCTGTGGTTATGGAAGAAATCTTTTTGAGATATTTTATGGCGGTGGACCAAGGGAGGCTAAATACATCGGTGGAGAGTTTACAAAAAGCGGTGTAGAAATCGCACAAAAACTAGCCAAAAAAGCCCCAAAGATGAAAACAGAGTTTTTTCATTTCAATCACCTTGAGCCAAAACTGCCGTTTAAAAAGCCTTTTAAACGCGCCTTTGTCTTTACCTGCCACAGCATAGAACAAGTAATGCAAATAAACGAAAACTGGTTTGATGAGGTAATAAAAGCTGGAGAGTTTGTGCGTGGTGCACACATAGAGCCTTTTGGCTTTCAGCTTAAAAACTCTGGGCCACTTTCAGATATGCACAAAGATTTTATGATTCAAAATAGCTGGAATATCAACTTCGCTGATGTTTTGCGTCAGGCTTTGGAGAGAAAAATCATAAAAGATGAGCAAATATTTTTAGAGATGGGAGTAACACCAGATGTAAATGTTGGCTCGCTAGCTTTTTGGAGTAAGGCTTAG
- a CDS encoding DUF2018 family protein, giving the protein MFDELFEGNPRDKAFEIIFGANPSVVSSELEIVFEQFCALKILASKAGISDESVASLLHTTELDEAKNDFYIDLVSGILSKNE; this is encoded by the coding sequence ATGTTTGATGAACTTTTTGAAGGCAACCCAAGAGACAAGGCTTTTGAGATAATCTTTGGGGCAAACCCAAGCGTGGTTAGCTCTGAGCTAGAGATAGTTTTTGAGCAGTTTTGCGCTCTAAAAATACTAGCTAGCAAGGCTGGCATTAGCGATGAGAGCGTTGCTAGCCTGCTTCACACTACCGAGCTTGATGAGGCAAAAAACGACTTCTATATAGATTTGGTAAGCGGAATTTTAAGCAAAAATGAATAA
- a CDS encoding phage BR0599 family protein, whose protein sequence is MKYKYEISINHKLTTLKEASYPNCDLFLFCVGGYTWAYTGSTDEVSLELSGMAQRQTITFSPAALERSEISNEANGDKAQIKCNLGLEPIDSFRALSYNDSMKVIVIRLRNKELEILLFGKAEGVDYDLEKGQATLSVCSMAGVFSSSLPQRTFSAQCTHSLGDFYCGVLKDAYSLTLKLSECQIAETNIWLSHPLLGSKPSGYYNGGVCKAGANSGFIINHTGSKIELLNPFYALRNADISSVKIEIGCDKSIITCMNKFSNSLNYGGFPFVPNINPMLKGF, encoded by the coding sequence ATGAAGTATAAATATGAAATAAGCATAAACCATAAACTAACTACGCTTAAAGAGGCAAGCTATCCAAATTGCGATTTATTTTTATTTTGCGTGGGTGGCTATACTTGGGCTTATACTGGCAGCACAGATGAAGTTAGCCTTGAGCTTAGCGGTATGGCACAAAGGCAGACTATCACCTTTAGCCCAGCTGCACTTGAGCGCAGTGAAATCAGCAATGAAGCAAACGGCGATAAAGCGCAGATTAAATGCAACCTAGGCTTAGAGCCCATTGATAGCTTTCGTGCGCTTAGCTATAATGATAGCATGAAAGTTATAGTAATAAGACTGCGCAATAAAGAGCTAGAAATCTTGCTTTTTGGCAAGGCTGAGGGGGTAGACTATGACCTAGAAAAGGGACAGGCTACGCTAAGCGTTTGTTCTATGGCTGGGGTGTTTAGCTCGTCTTTGCCACAGCGCACATTTAGCGCGCAGTGCACGCATAGCTTGGGCGATTTTTATTGCGGTGTGCTAAAAGATGCCTATAGCCTTACTCTAAAATTAAGTGAGTGCCAAATAGCTGAGACTAACATTTGGCTATCTCATCCGCTTTTAGGCTCTAAGCCTAGCGGATATTATAACGGCGGCGTGTGTAAAGCTGGGGCAAACTCAGGGTTTATTATAAATCACACAGGCTCTAAAATAGAGCTTTTAAATCCATTTTATGCGCTAAGAAATGCTGATATAAGCTCAGTTAAAATAGAAATCGGCTGTGATAAAAGCATAATAACTTGCATGAATAAATTCTCAAATTCTCTAAATTATGGTGGCTTTCCTTTTGTGCCAAATATAAATCCTATGCTAAAAGGTTTTTAA
- the flgH gene encoding flagellar basal body L-ring protein FlgH, whose amino-acid sequence MKKQVILLCSFVAVGGIFSGCASADPHIAMTPPAYVEQMPSKETGLGISQPGSLFGRGDNPLFADRKAMNVNDIVTVIIQENTNQTSQANKNTTKDSTIALNGGQFTAGAGPLSNVANTLNKYSNIGFSAGGESGFSGSGTSTRTEAFTTTISARIVKVLSNGNYFIEGSKEILLNNEKQIMQITGVIRPYDISQNNEISSRYVSDAKISYITQGDIAKATNKPWGTKLIETIWPF is encoded by the coding sequence ATGAAAAAGCAAGTAATTTTGTTGTGTAGTTTCGTAGCAGTTGGGGGGATTTTTAGCGGTTGTGCGAGTGCTGACCCACACATCGCAATGACGCCACCTGCGTATGTAGAGCAAATGCCTAGCAAAGAAACAGGCCTTGGCATCTCTCAGCCTGGCAGTCTTTTTGGCCGTGGGGACAATCCACTTTTTGCCGACCGCAAAGCTATGAATGTAAATGATATCGTAACAGTAATAATCCAAGAAAACACAAACCAAACCAGTCAAGCTAACAAAAACACCACAAAAGATAGCACAATTGCGCTAAATGGTGGGCAGTTCACAGCTGGCGCGGGACCACTTAGCAATGTAGCAAACACGCTAAATAAATACTCAAACATCGGTTTTAGCGCAGGCGGAGAAAGCGGTTTTAGCGGCAGTGGCACTAGCACACGCACAGAGGCCTTTACTACCACAATCTCAGCTCGCATCGTAAAAGTGCTCTCAAATGGCAATTATTTCATCGAAGGTAGCAAAGAAATCCTCTTAAACAACGAAAAACAAATCATGCAAATAACAGGCGTCATCCGTCCATATGACATCAGCCAAAACAACGAAATCAGCTCACGCTATGTAAGCGATGCTAAAATCTCATATATCACTCAAGGCGACATCGCAAAAGCCACAAACAAACCATGGGGAACTAAGCTAATAGAAACTATTTGGCCATTTTAA
- a CDS encoding phage tail protein has protein sequence MGAKKKKQQVGFAYFMGIAYSLCSKIDSLVSFMIDDKKMCADNPVPNGTGVFIAKTGLENEQYPSGNPYSAVCCYNGEQVIPDAYLTSKTGVPIAYRNTAYLVFNGFIGDNVRSAPNYSVVAKRVKLGMLKNPAHEDINGSANPAAVLKYIFVKMLGLSEDALDAQSFDICGETLFNEPLGISFVMSESKEAKEWIEEILRTIDGALALDKSTGKIKMRLLRGDYNADSLALIDESKASGVKFVRKGWESCYSTLVVKFTDADKHEENSITFQNPATREILGYDKNFKTSFMMIRDIFSLSGVLNRLVKKMCYPWASLKFSVSINDYPNLMVGDVYRFSNEKLGIYNMPIRIMGLGGDKEESGKIEVEATEDMYSLQIDKQVTQIGADKMQSDDNYDLFEDDIIIGAIKAPAELDELRGVYPLCAYPDGLAERAYCQDGSTGEKAVLDNSAVATLLDDIAVGESVDLTTTFKIEQISKLWAVKATRAGWQRLKMSVAIDDEVMGYEFRRDLGGGKWEIGGLIRGIAGTPIGAHKKGAKVWFAPVDLNEVQTLSCVSLNPTLRFVLSNSRGQIEKTLKVELNDDNYKPYTPSNLQAVRSGDEVRIKWRNRIKLGGANYRNIDTIPAGADEGRIDGYVVIEWSDGSGAKTATSTGDNITLNAPRDTKFSIYAIGEHGLAYPSDKISIVA, from the coding sequence ATGGGCGCAAAAAAGAAAAAACAACAAGTAGGCTTTGCTTATTTTATGGGTATAGCGTATAGTTTATGCTCCAAAATTGATAGCCTTGTAAGCTTTATGATTGATGATAAAAAAATGTGCGCTGATAACCCAGTGCCAAATGGCACCGGAGTATTTATAGCTAAAACTGGCCTAGAGAACGAGCAATACCCTAGCGGAAATCCATATAGCGCAGTGTGTTGCTACAACGGCGAGCAAGTAATACCTGATGCCTATCTAACATCAAAAACAGGCGTGCCAATAGCGTATAGAAATACTGCTTATTTGGTATTTAATGGCTTTATCGGCGATAATGTCCGCAGCGCACCCAACTACTCAGTAGTAGCAAAAAGAGTAAAGCTAGGTATGCTAAAAAACCCAGCGCATGAAGATATAAATGGCAGCGCAAATCCAGCAGCGGTGCTAAAATATATTTTTGTAAAAATGCTAGGGCTTAGCGAAGATGCCTTAGATGCGCAGAGCTTTGATATCTGCGGCGAGACTTTATTTAACGAACCACTTGGCATTTCTTTTGTGATGAGTGAGAGTAAAGAGGCAAAGGAGTGGATAGAAGAGATTTTACGAACGATTGATGGAGCATTAGCCCTAGATAAAAGCACAGGTAAAATCAAAATGCGACTTTTAAGGGGCGATTATAATGCTGATAGCTTAGCCCTCATAGATGAGAGCAAGGCTAGCGGCGTAAAGTTTGTGCGTAAAGGCTGGGAGAGTTGCTACTCAACTTTGGTAGTAAAATTCACAGACGCAGATAAGCACGAAGAAAACAGCATAACCTTTCAAAACCCAGCCACAAGAGAAATTCTAGGCTATGATAAAAACTTTAAAACTTCATTTATGATGATAAGGGATATATTTTCACTAAGTGGCGTGCTAAATAGGCTAGTTAAAAAAATGTGCTATCCGTGGGCTAGTTTAAAGTTTAGCGTATCTATAAATGACTATCCAAATCTTATGGTGGGCGATGTTTATAGGTTTAGCAATGAAAAGCTAGGGATTTATAACATGCCTATTCGCATAATGGGCTTAGGCGGCGATAAAGAAGAAAGTGGCAAAATAGAAGTAGAAGCCACCGAAGACATGTATAGCTTGCAAATTGACAAGCAAGTAACGCAAATAGGCGCAGATAAAATGCAGAGCGATGATAATTATGATTTGTTTGAAGATGATATTATCATAGGTGCCATAAAAGCCCCAGCCGAGCTTGATGAGCTAAGGGGCGTTTATCCGCTGTGTGCTTATCCTGATGGGCTAGCAGAGAGAGCTTATTGTCAAGATGGTAGCACCGGAGAAAAGGCGGTTTTGGACAATAGTGCTGTAGCTACGCTGCTAGATGATATAGCGGTGGGAGAGAGCGTGGATCTAACTACTACTTTTAAAATAGAGCAAATCAGCAAACTTTGGGCTGTAAAAGCTACAAGGGCTGGCTGGCAAAGGCTAAAAATGAGTGTGGCTATTGATGATGAGGTTATGGGCTATGAGTTTAGAAGGGACTTAGGCGGTGGCAAATGGGAAATAGGCGGACTTATAAGAGGCATAGCTGGCACGCCGATAGGGGCGCATAAAAAAGGCGCAAAGGTGTGGTTTGCACCGGTAGATCTAAATGAAGTTCAAACCCTAAGCTGTGTGAGCCTAAATCCTACCTTGCGCTTTGTGCTCTCAAACTCAAGGGGACAAATAGAAAAAACGCTAAAAGTGGAGCTAAATGACGATAACTACAAGCCCTACACCCCAAGCAATCTACAAGCCGTGCGAAGTGGCGATGAAGTAAGGATAAAATGGCGAAATAGAATAAAGCTAGGTGGCGCAAACTACCGCAATATAGACACTATACCAGCTGGCGCAGATGAGGGCAGAATAGATGGCTATGTGGTAATTGAGTGGAGCGATGGCAGCGGCGCAAAGACAGCTACTAGCACAGGGGATAATATCACGCTAAACGCGCCAAGAGATACTAAGTTTAGCATTTATGCTATCGGCGAACATGGCTTAGCATACCCCAGCGATAAAATCAGCATAGTAGCGTGA